One genomic segment of Leishmania major strain Friedlin complete genome, chromosome 8 includes these proteins:
- a CDS encoding putative dual-specificity protein phosphatase, whose product MGGGATPATACSQVVDLRALDPSPCPSRGSRSPLRSGHVHQRGSRCEDVPATQILEFLYLGSVKDAQDAAFLARHQIRYIINVSQEEYWSVDKKVQIFTFKVDDSATADIAALFQPTRDLITSIRGRYYRYARGESSTRPAVLVHCQKGRSRSATIVLAYLIYTNGWSVAEAMKYVGARRPCAEPNIGFMEELRKLQESLSFEERTRRYSELCWFMRNLNAETSQAHVRELFEKHIGMVRHVVTYVVAGGGAGSAGNSGTVGTCGDGSRVAVEGDARFPASWPAVPSTGDSGPADPLVAFDLGVAPGKQNDGVDEQRAAKDGDTHVYKDAGAAVSLLRGRSTEKAMLCFVFFTCREDVLHGIKSGQFQQLLLQLPPAAGKQIKYATGPKLKKIMTEHQSMSNSFVQDMAGFSDHLTTPTGGESAAADADGAVRTQGVVAPASKEAEVTLPA is encoded by the coding sequence ATGGGTGGCGGTGCTACCCCAGCGACAGCCTGCTCGCAGGTGGTAGACTTGCGCGCGTTGGACCCGTCACCGTGTCCATCGCGCGGGTCTCGCTCGCCTCTGCGGTCTGGCCAtgtgcaccagcgcggcTCGCGCTGTGAGGACGTGCCGGCAACGCAGATCCTGGAGTTTTTGTATCTGGGAAGCGTGAAGGACGCGCAGGATGCCGCCTTCTTGGCGAGACATCAAATCCGCTACATCATCAACGTCTCTCAAGAGGAGTACTGGTCGGTGGATAAAAAGGTGCAGATCTTCACCTTCAAGGTAGACGACTCCGCCACAGCCGATATTGCGGCACTTTTTCAGCCCACGCGCGACCTCATCACCAGCATTCGCGGGCGCTACTATCGCTACGCAAGAGGTGAGAGCTCTACGcggccggcggtgctggtaCACTGCCAAAAaggccgcagccgctccgcaACGATCGTCTTAGCATACCTCATCTACACGAACGGCTGGTCCGTGGCAGAGGCGATGAAGTATGTTGGTGCGCGTCGACCCTGCGCGGAGCCGAACATTGGCTTCATGGAGGAGTTGCGGAAGCTGCAGGAGAGTCTCTCCTTCGAGGAGCGCACGAGGCGGTACAGCGAACTGTGCTGGTTCATGCGCAACCTGAACGCGGAAACGTCGCAGGCGCACGTACGGGAGCTATTCGAGAAACACATCGGCATGGTGCGACATGTCGTCACCTACGTTGTGGCCGGCGGCGGGGCTGGTAGCGCGGGCAACAGTGGCACGGTTGGCACCTGTGGTGATGGCAGTCGAGTGGCAGTGGAAGGCGACGCGCGATTCCCCGCGTCGTggccggcggtgccgtcgacCGGTGACAGTGGCCCCGCGGACCCTTTGGTGGCGTTCGATCTTGGGGTGGCGCCGGGGAAGCAAAATGACGGTGTTGacgagcagcgtgcagcCAAAGACGGCGACACACACGTGTACAAggacgccggtgccgccgtgaGCCTGCTTCGCGGTCGCAGCACGGAGAAGGCGATGCTCTGCTTTGTCTTCTTCACCTGCCGCGAGGACGTACTACACGGCATCAAGTCAGGGCAgttccagcagctgctgctccagctaCCCCCGGCAGCCGGCAAGCAGATTAAGTACGCGACTGGGCCAAAGCTGAAGAAGATCATGACGGAGCACCAGAGTATGTCGAACAGTTTCGTGCAAGACATGGCGGGATTCAGCGACCACCTCACGACTCCAACGGGCGGTGAgtcagcagcggctgatGCCGATGGTGCAGTGCGAACACAGGGTGTGGTAGCGCCTGCTAGCAAGGAGGCAGAGGTGACGCTGCCTGCGTGA